A region of Shewanella sp. Choline-02u-19 DNA encodes the following proteins:
- a CDS encoding DksA/TraR family C4-type zinc finger protein yields the protein MASGWARDGAVQDQIDNSIEDGVAHIRSELSVGQSLFDCEECDKPIPEARRRAVQGVRLCVECQSERDKRHGNMALFNRRGSKDSQLR from the coding sequence ATGGCAAGTGGTTGGGCCCGCGACGGGGCAGTGCAAGATCAAATCGATAATAGTATCGAAGATGGAGTGGCGCATATTCGCAGTGAATTATCCGTTGGACAAAGTCTGTTCGACTGTGAAGAGTGCGATAAACCCATTCCCGAGGCGCGTAGACGAGCTGTTCAAGGCGTTCGTTTGTGTGTTGAATGTCAAAGCGAGCGAGATAAACGGCACGGTAACATGGCACTGTTTAATCGCAGAGGCAGTAAAGATAGTCAATTACGTTAA
- a CDS encoding patatin-like phospholipase family protein has translation MLDSGNLLREMQASVPRILQPVEIDGKYLADGGTVSNMPADTVREMGVDIAIDIGSEFAPKEELQNSLAILASLSTMMTRANAVQQISNLQPQDILIRPNIRKDLLACWVLYASNRAAELILSFKLTFGHNAPCERGAYCEDTKAKYVPCYRYRNKPQLTFNNDIQMPTIVTITSGWIQQSRGLLLYGKRNFQIECIIKPSQLSIIHPTKLTWQYAC, from the coding sequence ATGCTTGACTCTGGTAACCTATTAAGGGAAATGCAAGCGTCGGTGCCGAGAATATTGCAACCGGTTGAAATTGACGGCAAGTATCTGGCTGATGGCGGCACTGTCAGCAATATGCCAGCCGATACGGTACGCGAGATGGGTGTTGATATTGCAATTGATATTGGTTCCGAGTTTGCACCGAAAGAAGAATTACAAAACAGTTTGGCCATTTTAGCGTCGCTGTCTACCATGATGACCCGGGCCAATGCAGTACAGCAAATCTCAAACTTACAACCACAAGATATCCTTATTCGTCCTAACATTAGGAAAGACCTTTTAGCGTGTTGGGTGCTCTATGCCTCTAATAGAGCAGCTGAGTTGATATTGTCATTTAAGCTGACGTTTGGTCACAACGCACCTTGTGAGAGAGGCGCTTATTGCGAGGATACCAAAGCCAAATACGTTCCCTGTTACCGCTACCGTAATAAACCGCAGTTAACTTTCAACAATGATATTCAGATGCCCACAATTGTTACCATCACAAGTGGATGGATACAGCAATCTCGAGGATTGTTACTGTACGGAAAAAGAAATTTTCAGATTGAGTGCATTATCAAACCAAGTCAGTTGAGTATAATTCACCCAACAAAATTGACATGGCAATACGCCTGTTAG
- a CDS encoding ABC transporter substrate-binding protein, translated as MKSIILIGGLLLSTATHQVFAEEQCGKVTIADMNWSSASLIANVDRFILEHGYGCEAELIPGDTMPTSTSMVEKGEPDIAPEIWSNNVKDLIERGIKEKRLAIAGKSLSDGGEEGFWVPKYMVDKDPSLKTIAGIIAKVKTFEHPEDPDRGAFYGCPAGWGCQITAENLFRALKLSDAGFDLVNPGSGAGLSGSIARAYEREKPWFGYYWAPTAILGKYNMVKVDFGTGIDEDHFRDCISNVECADPKVTMYPSALVQTVTTAAFAKKSTQEFEYLAKRSITNAQMNGLLAWMEDNQADGNIAAEYFLMKHEDIWLKWVPADVAEKVKLAVKAL; from the coding sequence ATGAAAAGTATAATTTTGATTGGCGGATTACTGCTTAGTACCGCGACACATCAAGTCTTTGCCGAAGAGCAATGCGGTAAAGTCACCATCGCAGATATGAACTGGAGTTCAGCTTCATTAATCGCCAATGTGGATCGCTTTATTTTAGAACATGGTTACGGTTGCGAAGCAGAGTTAATCCCTGGCGATACGATGCCAACGAGCACCTCAATGGTTGAAAAAGGAGAGCCTGACATCGCGCCTGAGATCTGGAGCAATAACGTTAAAGATCTTATCGAACGAGGCATCAAGGAGAAGCGCTTAGCAATTGCAGGTAAATCACTCTCTGATGGCGGCGAAGAAGGTTTCTGGGTACCCAAGTATATGGTCGATAAAGACCCAAGCCTGAAAACCATCGCGGGTATTATTGCCAAAGTAAAAACCTTTGAGCATCCAGAAGATCCAGATCGTGGTGCTTTTTATGGCTGCCCTGCGGGTTGGGGCTGTCAGATCACCGCTGAAAATCTGTTTCGAGCACTAAAGCTCAGTGATGCAGGGTTTGATCTTGTCAATCCGGGTTCAGGAGCAGGTCTATCAGGTTCCATCGCCCGTGCTTACGAGCGTGAAAAGCCTTGGTTTGGTTATTACTGGGCACCCACTGCAATATTGGGTAAGTACAACATGGTTAAGGTCGATTTTGGTACCGGTATCGATGAAGACCATTTTCGTGACTGTATCTCTAACGTAGAGTGCGCAGATCCTAAAGTTACCATGTACCCATCAGCATTAGTGCAAACGGTTACCACTGCAGCTTTTGCTAAAAAATCAACTCAAGAATTTGAGTATCTTGCTAAACGTTCTATCACCAATGCCCAGATGAACGGCTTGCTGGCTTGGATGGAAGACAATCAGGCTGATGGTAACATCGCCGCCGAGTACTTCCTGATGAAGCATGAAGATATATGGCTTAAATGGGTTCCTGCTGATGTTGCCGAAAAAGTAAAATTGGCAGTCAAAGCACTCTAA
- a CDS encoding ABC transporter permease, with amino-acid sequence MADFSWLSKFPKMDRETLLEIRKYLDSTFRDFSREYGDVIESFFDPLLDFLIWFEKLLVQSPWWAVLLSITALVYLTSRSWKLSVGVVVSFLLIGYFGMWENTMRTLSIITVCTLLAIVLGVPIGILMARSNRTRSIVTPILDVMQTMPAFVYLIPVVMLLGIGKVPGVIAVVIYAIPPVIRLTNLGIRLVDKEVLEAATAYGASPMQRLMGVQLPLASPTIMAGINQTIMMALGMVVIASMIGVTGLGQPVLKSITNQYFTLGLFNGLAIVALAIIFDRTSQAYAKRSQKHTQSGNHD; translated from the coding sequence ATGGCTGACTTTTCTTGGCTCAGCAAATTTCCAAAGATGGATCGTGAGACGTTATTGGAAATTCGCAAATATTTAGACAGCACCTTCCGGGACTTTTCCCGTGAGTATGGTGATGTCATCGAGTCTTTCTTTGATCCCTTGCTCGACTTTCTTATCTGGTTTGAAAAGCTGTTGGTACAGTCACCTTGGTGGGCTGTACTGCTGTCAATTACCGCATTAGTTTACTTAACTAGTCGTTCATGGAAATTATCTGTCGGCGTGGTGGTGTCATTTCTACTTATCGGTTATTTCGGTATGTGGGAAAATACCATGCGGACTCTCAGTATCATTACCGTGTGCACGCTATTAGCCATCGTACTCGGCGTACCCATCGGTATATTAATGGCCCGCAGTAATCGAACTCGCTCAATAGTGACGCCGATTTTGGATGTCATGCAAACCATGCCAGCCTTCGTGTACCTTATCCCCGTGGTCATGTTACTCGGTATTGGCAAGGTGCCCGGCGTGATTGCCGTGGTAATTTATGCCATTCCGCCCGTTATTCGACTCACGAATCTCGGGATCCGTCTGGTAGACAAAGAAGTACTAGAGGCTGCTACCGCCTATGGTGCAAGTCCCATGCAACGCCTTATGGGAGTGCAGTTACCACTCGCCTCTCCGACCATTATGGCAGGCATTAACCAGACCATTATGATGGCACTAGGAATGGTCGTTATTGCGTCGATGATTGGCGTCACGGGGCTGGGTCAACCCGTACTCAAGTCAATCACCAACCAATACTTCACCCTCGGACTCTTTAACGGTTTAGCCATTGTCGCGCTAGCCATCATTTTTGATCGCACTTCTCAAGCTTACGCCAAGCGATCTCAGAAACACACCCAGAGTGGAAATCATGACTAA
- a CDS encoding quaternary amine ABC transporter ATP-binding protein, which produces MTNQSPTQPLIQIRDLYKVFGKKPANVMPMVKEGLSKDEILAKTGHTVGLKAINLDIHQGEIFVIMGLSGSGKSTLIRHFNRLIDPTEGQILVEGIDVMKLNSKELEQFRRNKMAMVFQRFGLMPHRTVLENVAYGLSVQGVDKASRNAKANQWLDTVGLSGYEAQYPSQLSGGQQQRVGLARALCTDAEILLMDEAFSALDPLIRSEMQDQLIELQKELHKTIIFITHDLDEALRIGDRIAILKDGNLIQVGAPVDILLNPADDYVEAFVKDVNRPRALTVETVMKPPAFRLTADTIGEALKQMKQIPANYAYYVTDEGFQGVVCQEALEDAVKTDKDAPMEDFQVEEMTPISPDALLESIIPTTMESDFPLPVVDADGDLQGELSRSHLAGVLSDFYTDDTDNTESQKSNLTNKDK; this is translated from the coding sequence ATGACTAATCAATCACCAACGCAGCCACTCATTCAAATTAGAGATCTCTATAAGGTCTTTGGCAAAAAACCCGCTAACGTCATGCCGATGGTTAAAGAAGGTTTATCTAAAGATGAAATTCTAGCTAAAACCGGCCATACCGTGGGCCTTAAAGCCATTAACCTCGACATTCATCAAGGTGAAATTTTTGTCATTATGGGGTTGTCGGGCTCAGGAAAGTCCACTTTGATCCGTCACTTCAATCGCCTTATCGATCCTACTGAAGGGCAGATATTGGTTGAAGGCATTGATGTGATGAAGCTGAATAGCAAAGAGTTGGAGCAATTTCGTCGCAATAAAATGGCGATGGTGTTTCAACGCTTTGGTTTAATGCCTCATCGCACCGTACTGGAAAATGTTGCCTATGGTCTCAGTGTACAAGGGGTAGACAAAGCCAGCAGAAATGCCAAGGCCAATCAATGGCTAGACACTGTTGGTTTGAGCGGATATGAAGCGCAGTACCCTTCGCAGCTATCTGGTGGCCAACAGCAACGTGTGGGCCTAGCGAGAGCGCTGTGCACCGATGCAGAAATTCTGCTGATGGATGAAGCTTTCTCGGCGCTTGATCCCTTGATACGCAGTGAAATGCAAGACCAACTCATAGAGCTGCAAAAAGAGCTGCATAAAACCATTATCTTCATTACTCACGATCTCGATGAAGCGCTGCGCATTGGCGACCGGATTGCGATCCTTAAAGACGGCAATCTGATCCAAGTGGGAGCGCCGGTGGATATCTTGCTCAACCCTGCTGACGATTATGTCGAAGCATTTGTCAAAGACGTCAACCGTCCGCGAGCCCTAACCGTTGAAACCGTGATGAAGCCACCAGCCTTTCGCCTTACCGCCGATACCATCGGTGAAGCGCTCAAGCAGATGAAGCAGATCCCAGCCAACTATGCCTATTACGTTACCGATGAAGGTTTTCAGGGCGTAGTGTGCCAAGAAGCACTGGAAGACGCTGTAAAAACAGATAAAGATGCACCGATGGAAGACTTCCAGGTCGAGGAGATGACCCCGATATCACCAGATGCACTGCTTGAAAGTATTATTCCAACCACAATGGAATCAGACTTTCCCCTGCCCGTTGTCGATGCCGATGGTGACTTGCAGGGTGAGCTTTCACGTTCTCATCTGGCAGGCGTGTTATCAGACTTCTACACGGACGATACCGACAACACCGAATCACAAAAATCAAACTTAACAAACAAGGATAAATGA
- the rsmI gene encoding 16S rRNA (cytidine(1402)-2'-O)-methyltransferase, with amino-acid sequence MDLSVALYIVPTPIGNLGDISSRAIEVLNQVSLIACEDTRHSGKLLSHFGIETRKTALHDHNERDRAQWIIQKLGYGESVALISDAGTPLISDPGYHLVKQVREAGFNVIPLPGPCAAITALSASGLPSDRFTFEGFLPSKEKGRLDKLTALKEDPRTLIFYESPHRIVHSLESMVAALGADREIVMAREVTKTFETFLSGPVGDVLQTVKDDLNQQRGEIVLMCHGYRSDEESEFSTVVIETLKLLCEDLPLKKASAIAGQIYGIKKNALYKHGLAIGL; translated from the coding sequence ATGGACCTGTCGGTCGCGCTTTACATTGTTCCCACACCAATCGGGAATTTAGGGGATATTAGTAGCCGTGCAATTGAGGTGCTTAATCAAGTATCGCTCATCGCCTGCGAAGATACACGCCATAGTGGTAAGTTGCTGAGTCACTTTGGTATTGAGACGCGTAAAACCGCGCTGCACGACCATAACGAACGTGATAGAGCTCAGTGGATTATTCAAAAACTGGGCTATGGTGAATCGGTGGCACTTATCTCCGATGCTGGTACACCCCTGATCTCAGATCCAGGATACCACCTAGTGAAACAGGTACGTGAAGCGGGCTTTAATGTTATCCCACTGCCAGGACCTTGTGCAGCTATCACCGCGTTGAGCGCTTCAGGCTTACCTTCAGACCGTTTCACTTTTGAAGGTTTTTTACCGTCTAAAGAGAAAGGACGTTTAGATAAGCTCACTGCGCTTAAAGAAGATCCACGCACCTTAATCTTCTATGAGTCACCGCACCGTATCGTCCACAGTTTAGAATCAATGGTCGCCGCTCTTGGGGCCGATCGTGAAATTGTAATGGCACGCGAAGTGACTAAAACGTTCGAGACCTTTTTGTCTGGTCCCGTAGGCGATGTGCTACAAACGGTTAAAGATGACCTTAACCAGCAACGCGGTGAAATCGTGTTGATGTGTCATGGCTACCGCAGTGATGAGGAGTCAGAATTCTCTACCGTGGTGATTGAAACACTAAAACTGCTTTGTGAAGACTTGCCATTAAAGAAGGCCTCAGCGATTGCTGGGCAGATCTATGGCATTAAAAAGAATGCGCTTTATAAGCACGGTTTAGCGATCGGCCTCTAA
- a CDS encoding penicillin-binding protein activator: protein MLKRLNSTKFISIAILSAVLFGCGTSTAPVNTEKTQVSLSAVTMASSQYLALAANEKNRETRDKYVLLAAHAFINEGNANTADKTLKSIAQDMTQKPELLAEHKYLTARVLEVISTYDHALKTLDYPSTWTLPNWQWVSYYQFKARLYQQVNQPIEQVRQLSLLSQYLPPTQAYDVNNQIWRSLQPINEKTLLSFRDDRTNPIFAGWVQLAYIAKHYAINPNDLVRQLGSWQQLNPNHPAAAKLPTDLEKALNTKPYQPKNIAVLLPLTGPRAVVADTVKQGIIANYMATGDDSVAVNFFDTALGAPLAYQQAVTAGAEFIIGPLLQSEVEQLQDMPPVSAITAVTPTTASESIAAKSIPQLYLNHIDNFTAHDDKFFFALSPTDEAIDAAQRLYNDGIDQPLLLVSNDAVGHRMAESFSDAWQQLTSKPAEIHYYDAGDKMKVTVQKALGVIDSKERIARIKAILKPKIEADFRSRRDIDAIYMISASRDLVLLKPFIDVNFSVFAQPVPLYTTSRSRVESNTRETATELNNLTISDIPWLITPNTETRMVNELWPNWSNSRKRLYIMGYDALDLVGKLAQMRALPGYQFSGRSGTLSVQPDGTINRQLSWGRYQRGNLRPL from the coding sequence GTGTTAAAAAGACTGAATTCAACTAAATTTATCTCAATCGCGATTTTATCTGCAGTTTTGTTCGGTTGTGGTACCTCTACGGCACCCGTAAATACTGAAAAGACACAAGTTTCTTTGTCTGCGGTGACAATGGCTTCATCACAGTATTTGGCGCTAGCCGCCAATGAAAAAAACCGTGAAACTCGTGATAAGTATGTTTTATTGGCAGCACATGCATTTATCAATGAAGGTAATGCCAACACTGCAGACAAGACATTAAAGTCTATCGCACAAGATATGACGCAAAAACCTGAGCTACTCGCAGAGCACAAATATCTTACCGCGCGGGTTTTAGAGGTGATCTCAACGTATGATCATGCGCTGAAAACGCTCGACTATCCTAGCACTTGGACATTGCCAAATTGGCAGTGGGTGAGCTATTACCAATTTAAGGCGCGACTTTATCAGCAGGTCAATCAGCCAATAGAGCAAGTTAGACAGCTGAGTTTATTGAGCCAGTACTTACCGCCGACACAGGCTTACGATGTTAACAATCAAATCTGGCGTTCACTGCAGCCCATTAACGAAAAAACGCTACTCAGTTTTCGCGATGATCGCACCAATCCTATTTTTGCAGGCTGGGTACAGTTAGCGTATATCGCTAAACATTACGCCATTAACCCAAATGATCTGGTTCGCCAACTCGGTAGCTGGCAGCAACTTAACCCTAATCACCCTGCAGCAGCAAAGTTACCAACCGATCTCGAAAAGGCCCTTAACACTAAGCCATATCAGCCTAAAAACATTGCGGTGCTGTTACCTCTCACGGGCCCTAGAGCCGTTGTTGCAGATACCGTAAAGCAAGGTATTATTGCTAATTACATGGCGACCGGCGATGACAGTGTTGCCGTTAATTTTTTTGATACCGCCCTAGGGGCACCGCTGGCTTATCAACAGGCGGTAACGGCAGGCGCTGAGTTTATTATTGGGCCATTACTGCAATCCGAAGTGGAACAGTTACAAGATATGCCCCCCGTTTCAGCAATAACAGCGGTCACCCCGACAACAGCAAGCGAATCAATTGCCGCTAAGAGTATTCCGCAGCTGTACTTAAACCATATTGATAACTTTACCGCACATGATGATAAATTTTTCTTTGCGCTGTCACCCACAGATGAAGCGATTGATGCGGCTCAACGACTGTATAATGACGGCATAGATCAACCCTTACTGTTAGTCAGTAATGATGCCGTCGGCCACCGTATGGCAGAGAGCTTTAGCGATGCTTGGCAACAACTGACGAGTAAGCCTGCCGAGATTCATTACTATGATGCTGGCGATAAAATGAAGGTCACAGTCCAAAAGGCACTGGGCGTTATCGACAGCAAGGAGCGTATTGCGCGCATTAAAGCTATTCTGAAGCCGAAGATTGAAGCTGATTTTCGTTCGCGCCGCGATATCGACGCGATTTATATGATCTCTGCTAGCCGTGATTTAGTCTTATTGAAACCGTTTATTGATGTCAACTTCAGCGTATTTGCACAGCCAGTGCCTCTCTATACCACCAGCCGCAGCCGAGTTGAAAGCAATACGCGTGAAACCGCGACCGAGTTGAATAACCTCACCATTAGCGACATTCCTTGGTTAATCACCCCCAATACCGAAACCCGTATGGTGAATGAGTTATGGCCTAATTGGAGCAACAGTCGCAAACGCTTATACATTATGGGCTATGACGCGCTTGATTTAGTCGGTAAACTTGCACAGATGCGTGCACTGCCTGGCTACCAGTTTTCTGGCCGTAGCGGCACATTATCAGTCCAACCCGACGGCACGATTAATCGTCAATTGAGCTGGGGTCGCTACCAACGAGGTAACTTGCGCCCGCTTTAA
- a CDS encoding YraN family protein: protein MTEKTAVKGKAAEVAARLYLEHHGLKFVEQNVRYRFGEIDIIMRDGNDWVFIEVKYRTHSQYGGAVNALSLAQVRRLRKAASHYIQLNRIDAICRFDVIAADPSGIQWIRDAF from the coding sequence TTGACAGAGAAAACAGCAGTTAAAGGAAAAGCAGCTGAAGTCGCCGCGCGACTATATTTGGAACACCATGGGCTTAAGTTTGTCGAACAAAACGTACGCTATCGTTTTGGTGAAATAGACATTATTATGCGCGATGGTAACGATTGGGTATTCATCGAAGTTAAGTATCGCACCCATAGCCAATATGGTGGAGCCGTTAACGCATTGAGCTTGGCTCAAGTTCGGCGCTTAAGAAAAGCGGCGAGCCATTACATACAATTAAACCGAATCGACGCTATCTGCCGATTCGATGTTATCGCCGCCGATCCCTCTGGCATACAATGGATCCGCGACGCTTTTTAA
- a CDS encoding phosphoheptose isomerase — MLERIKDSFTESIQTKIDASEALPESLAKAAEMMVNCLLNGNKILACGNGGSAGDAQHFSAELLNRYEIERPPLPAIALSCDTSTITAIANDYSYDEIFSKQIMALGSPGDILLAISTSGNSGNVIKAMEAALSRDMTIVSLTGKDGGAMAGLLSVNDVEVRVPSNVTARIQEVHLLAIHCLCDNIDRTLFPQDEPA; from the coding sequence ATGTTAGAGCGCATTAAAGACAGCTTTACTGAATCCATTCAAACCAAAATTGATGCTTCAGAAGCATTGCCAGAGTCACTTGCCAAAGCGGCAGAAATGATGGTGAATTGTTTGTTAAATGGCAATAAAATTTTAGCTTGTGGTAATGGCGGTAGCGCAGGTGATGCGCAGCATTTTTCTGCAGAGTTATTGAATCGCTACGAAATAGAGCGTCCACCTTTACCCGCTATCGCACTGAGCTGTGACACATCAACCATTACCGCGATTGCGAATGACTATAGCTACGATGAAATATTTTCTAAGCAAATCATGGCACTGGGTTCTCCTGGTGATATTTTGCTTGCTATCTCAACCAGCGGTAACTCTGGTAACGTGATTAAAGCGATGGAAGCTGCACTTAGCCGTGATATGACCATAGTGTCGTTAACCGGAAAAGACGGCGGCGCTATGGCTGGCTTATTAAGTGTCAATGACGTTGAGGTTCGTGTGCCGTCAAATGTGACCGCCCGTATCCAAGAAGTACACTTACTTGCGATTCATTGCTTGTGTGACAACATTGACCGCACGCTATTCCCGCAGGACGAACCCGCATGA
- a CDS encoding BON domain-containing protein, with product MIKRLPIIAILLMLQGCAGAVMVGAVGGAMMVNDERSFQTQLDDTNADFNISSALSSHDDLKNQANVTGVVMNSNVLMIGQAPNSMLRDKAIRTVQDLKIGGKIHNQIRIGNPTSFTTRSNDTWITTKVKSRMLSEDNLDVTNIKVVTENGEVFLIGLVKRQQAELAVDVARNTAGVRKVIKVFEYTDS from the coding sequence ATGATAAAGCGGCTGCCAATAATTGCCATACTGCTCATGCTACAAGGCTGTGCAGGCGCTGTAATGGTGGGTGCTGTTGGTGGCGCTATGATGGTCAATGATGAACGCAGTTTCCAAACTCAGCTGGATGACACCAATGCAGATTTCAATATCTCCAGTGCGCTGTCATCTCATGATGATCTCAAAAACCAAGCGAACGTAACCGGTGTGGTGATGAACAGCAACGTATTGATGATAGGCCAAGCGCCCAACTCAATGCTGAGAGATAAAGCCATTCGGACCGTGCAAGATCTTAAGATTGGCGGCAAGATCCATAATCAAATTCGCATAGGAAACCCTACTTCCTTTACCACTCGAAGTAACGACACCTGGATAACCACCAAGGTCAAAAGTCGAATGCTCAGTGAGGATAATCTTGATGTGACCAACATTAAAGTGGTGACCGAGAACGGTGAAGTATTCTTGATTGGGTTAGTTAAGCGACAGCAAGCCGAGCTTGCTGTGGATGTTGCGCGTAATACTGCTGGTGTACGTAAAGTGATTAAGGTATTTGAGTACACCGACTCATAA